GAATGCGCCGCCAGTATCTCCTCCGCAAGCTTCTTCACCGATGCCGAACGTTCGGCGTTGCGAGTGACATCGCGGATGTAAATCGCGGCCACGCGATTCGGGAATTCGCTCACGATCTGACTGTAGATCTCCGGATCGTGCTGGCTCGTGTCGCCGATGAGAATGAATTGCAGGTGGGGATAGAGCGTCATGATGTTCCGAATGGCCACGCCCTTGTGACCGAAATGACGCGCCGACGAAAGCGCGCCCCACCCGATGTCCCAGTCGCGGAGGATGATCGGTCCTTTCGGGACTTTCTGGAGGTCCATGAACTCGGCGATCACGTCGTAGATGTTCCACGGACTGCTGGAGACATAAAAGATTGGATTCTTTTCGTCGCCGCCGACCCCCTTTCTCAGAGCCTCGTAGAACGCGGCAACGCCGGGGAATGGCAGCCGCGTTCGCGCGTTGCCGAGCATGACCGTGCGCGCGGCGAGGAGGAAATTCGAGACTCGCGACTGAATCACCGTGTCGTCGAGATCACTTATCACTCCAAAGCGAGCGCTCGGCGCCGCGATCAGCACTTCGCCCGAGCCCTTGATCTTTTCCGCGTCGGTCTGGTGGGGTGAGCCGAGCTCGACCGAGTATTCGCGCCACTCCTTCTCGCCGTCGACTGATTCATCGAGGTCGATCCATCCGCCGAAGAATCCTTCGTCGTCGGTTTTCATCGCGGTCGTCTTCCCCGCGTATTCGACTGTCACCTCGGCCCGCCGGAGCGGATCAGCTTCTGCCCGGCGGTACGTGTAGAGCAGGTTCCTGAGTGTCGAATCAGCGTCGGTGCTCGCGCCTACGTTGCGCTTTTCCAGCACGCGGCCATAGACGTGCGCGCGGGTCGAATTGCCGTACCCGTTGTAGGCGACAATCTCGAACGGCTCGTCGCCAAATGCAGC
This sequence is a window from Gemmatimonadaceae bacterium. Protein-coding genes within it:
- a CDS encoding phosphatase domain-containing protein, whose product is MKKWAADVAPLLSGLGKEVLGAAARVAHAAFGDEPFEIVAYNGYGNSTRAHVYGRVLEKRNVGASTDADSTLRNLLYTYRRAEADPLRRAEVTVEYAGKTTAMKTDDEGFFGGWIDLDESVDGEKEWREYSVELGSPHQTDAEKIKGSGEVLIAAPSARFGVISDLDDTVIQSRVSNFLLAARTVMLGNARTRLPFPGVAAFYEALRKGVGGDEKNPIFYVSSSPWNIYDVIAEFMDLQKVPKGPIILRDWDIGWGALSSARHFGHKGVAIRNIMTLYPHLQFILIGDTSQHDPEIYSQIVSEFPNRVAAIYIRDVTRNAERSASVKKLAEEILAAHSTLVLAEDTLGAAKHAAEQGWISSEALPDVKEEKRADEGKDDTKAPAPGGGEPSSGEAPKVIE